The region TTCTTTTTTAGCGAATGGCAAGTATCGCGCTCAGCTTGAGATGACTCAAGCGAGTGCGGTATTGATCTCACCTAAAACGCTTGATGGTTTCACAGGCAACGCCCTTGTGTTAAATGATCCTTATGTTGGTTTTGCTCGAGTTGCTCAATTACTGGATAACACACCTAAATCTGCAGTTGGTATTGATAAGACTGCAGTGATCCATTCAAGCGTAAGCGTGGGTGAAGGGGTCGCTGTTGGAGCCAATGCTGTTATTGGTGAGCATGTTATTTTAGGTGAAAATGTCCAAGTGGGTCCTGGTTGTGTTATTGGACAAGACTGTATTGTAGGCTCAGGTACTCGTCTTTGGGCTAATGTAACTCTTTACCATAATGTTCATTTAGGGCAAGATTGTATTATCCATTCAGCTGCAGTGCTTGGCTCTGATGGGTTTGGCTATGCTAATGAGCGTGGTCAATGGATTAAAATCCCTCAAACAGGTGGGGTTCGAATAGGTGATCGTGTTGAGATTGGCGCAAGTACAACCGTTGATCGTGGCGCTATCGAACACACTGAAATTCATGATGGCGTCATTCTCGATAACCAAGTTCAGATCGCTCATAATGATGTGATTGGTGAAAATGTCGCAATTGCAGGTAACTCCACTATTGCAGGCAGTACTAAAATTGGCAAATTCTGCATAATTGGCGGCAATAGTGCTGTTGCCGGTCATTTAACCCTTGCTGATGGGACGCATATTTCAGGCGGCACAAATGTGATTAATAGTATTCATGAATCTGGGGTTTATACCTCTGCAACAATTGCTATGCCGAATAAATTATGGCGAAGAAACACCGTCAGATTTAAGAAAATAGATGAATTGTTTCAACGTGTTAAAAATTTAGAAAAATCTGTTAAAACAGAAAGTTAACTGCTTATAAGCTAGTTTGAGGAATGTTGAGTGTCAGAACAAATAAATACCATGGACATCAAAGAAATCATGGACTGCTTACCTCATAGGTATCCATTTTTATTGATTGACCGTGTGTTAGATTTCACACCTGGTGAGACGCTGCACGCAATCAAGAATGTCTCAATTAATGAACCTTTTTTTCAAGGGCATTTTCCAGTACAACCTGTGATGCCCGGTGTCCTTATTTTAGAAGCCATGGCGCAAGCAACAGGTTTGTTGGCGTATAAAACCATGACAGCAGCAGCTGAAGATTCGCTCTATTATTTTGCCGGTATTGATAAGGCGCGTTTTAAGCGTGTTGTTGAACCAGGCGACCAGCTGCATTTCAAGGTTAAGATGGTGAAAGAGCGCCGTGGGATTGGGGTGTTCACTGGTGTTGTTACGGTAGATGGCGAGTTAGTGTGCTCGGCTGAAATCATGTGTGCTCGTAGAGAGATCAAAAAGTGATAGATAAATTAGCGTTTATTCATCCAGATGCCAAAGTGGGCAACAATGTCACGATTGGTCCATGGACTTATATTGGTGCTGATGTTGAAATTGGTGATGATTGCTGGCTGAGTTCTCACGTCGTCGTGAAGGGGCCAACAGTCATAGGCAAGGGCAATAAGATTTTTCAATTTGCCTCTGTGGGTGAAGATTGCCAAGATAAAAAGTATGCAGGTGAGGCGAC is a window of Shewanella sp. VB17 DNA encoding:
- the lpxD gene encoding UDP-3-O-(3-hydroxymyristoyl)glucosamine N-acyltransferase; the encoded protein is MKSYTLRELAEVIGAEIQGDETLVISSVATLENAVQGQLSFLANGKYRAQLEMTQASAVLISPKTLDGFTGNALVLNDPYVGFARVAQLLDNTPKSAVGIDKTAVIHSSVSVGEGVAVGANAVIGEHVILGENVQVGPGCVIGQDCIVGSGTRLWANVTLYHNVHLGQDCIIHSAAVLGSDGFGYANERGQWIKIPQTGGVRIGDRVEIGASTTVDRGAIEHTEIHDGVILDNQVQIAHNDVIGENVAIAGNSTIAGSTKIGKFCIIGGNSAVAGHLTLADGTHISGGTNVINSIHESGVYTSATIAMPNKLWRRNTVRFKKIDELFQRVKNLEKSVKTES
- the fabZ gene encoding 3-hydroxyacyl-ACP dehydratase FabZ encodes the protein MSEQINTMDIKEIMDCLPHRYPFLLIDRVLDFTPGETLHAIKNVSINEPFFQGHFPVQPVMPGVLILEAMAQATGLLAYKTMTAAAEDSLYYFAGIDKARFKRVVEPGDQLHFKVKMVKERRGIGVFTGVVTVDGELVCSAEIMCARREIKK